From the Leucoraja erinacea ecotype New England chromosome 4, Leri_hhj_1, whole genome shotgun sequence genome, the window ACATCCCAGCGCGGTCGCAATAAACAGTGAGCGTCGCGGCGGAGAAACCCAAACCCAGCCCCTTCATGAGTAACCTGTACAACCTGGATTCACGCTGCGTCTCGCCATGCTTCCCCATGTTTGCCCTCGAGCAGGCTAATTTCTACGACGGTGTCAGCGGCGGGGTGTCTTTGACCAAGCCAGACCGGGGAATGTGCGAGGAAAGATCAAACCTGCTCGAGTTGAACCCGGCAGGTGCCATCTACGACGACGAAAGTGCGATTGATTTCAGCCCGTACGTAGTGGAGCCGGTGTCGGGCTCTCAGCTGGAGCTCTACAATGACGACCTGCTGGCAGACCTGTTAGCTAGCACCAACAAAGGGGACAAGGCACAGCCCGAGTATGGGTACCTGTCCCACGTAGCAGCCAGTCCAACGATGAACTCTGTCACTGGGATATCTGCCTCGTCAGGTACCCATTCGGAGAGGGATCCGTTCGCCGCCCAGCTGCGCAGCAGCTACGATCAGAGATTGGACTTATCGAAAGTGGTGGTTAAGGAAGAAAGGGacgagaacatggaaactccactgCACTCGCAGATTGCTGCCTGCGCCCAAACcaccgtgcatctgcccactgggCAACCCACCCCTCCCACCAGCCCGGAGCCCAGCTCGTCAAGCTCTCACGGTCGATCGCTGTCTGCAAAGGAAAAATCCAAGAAGTCCGTAGACCGACAAAGCTCCGAGTACcgacagaggagagagaggaataaTATCGCAGTGAGAAAGAGCCGAGATAAGGCGAAACGGCGTAACGTAGAAATgcagcagaaaatgttggaactcAATGCAGAGAACGATCGCTTGCATAAAAAGATTGAACAGTTGTCTCGGGAACTTGCGATTATGAGGAACTTTTTTGAGCAACAACCTAACGCAGCATCTTTCCTCAATGCAAACTCAGACTGCCGGTGACTTTTAAAAGCTTAAACTTTAAGCCTTATACCTCAACCAAAGAATCAATAATGTGTAGCATGTACTGTGAACTTAGAAATGTGTCGATTTCTCTCGTCTTGAGTTCTGAACTGGAACTTGTTGCAGACTGCCTTAAAACGTTGCCACAGCAACAAAGGCTAAACTTTCcgtaaattattttttataattcttgatttttcTATACTTAATCCAACTAGAGTACAATTTATATGCCACGATTATAAACTTTATTTTTCACGTTAGTCAAAACGGTTGTTAGCTGATGGCTGTCGTTAGTTTTGTAACTGTATTTCATTTTTATGAAAAGAATCATTAAATGCGTCAAATGTATTTAGTTTGTGCAGTGTATTTGTTGAATACCTGGGTTGGGCAAAGGAAACAAAAGGTGAATGGAAAATTTTCGGACGACAGGATATCGTGCCTTTTGCTGAGTCACGCTGCGACCGAGAAAGCACGTGAATAGATAACTCCCAGTCCCCAGTTTTTAAACTTGAACACGAAGTTCATTAGAGCACGTGATTACTGGAATGTATTTTTCAGAAGCAACATTTCCATTTCTCATTAGACACCTGATTAGCGCAACTTCACGCTGGAATTACAAATGGGATTAGAATTCCAGAATGGAATCTACACTATAAAGAAATAGTTAAAGGTGTAACTAGGATTATTAATCTTAAAATAACTCGTGACAAAAAATATGCTCTGCATGCAAGCCTAATGCACTGACTGGATGAACACTGCTTGACTGAGGGAAGGCATAATTACACCCAACCTGTAGTTCACTGACATCAATAATTATCTATAGTTTTAACCGGTGTGCGGTTTTCATTATTTTTAGGCAGCGATAATACAAGTACACCAAAGCATCAGGGATGGTCACAATGTTAAAAGCACAACACTTAAAATTGTCCACATTCACATTTCACTAAAATCTTCTGACAATTGCTGAATGTATAAATTCATTACTCATGTTCActataaggtaattacaagagggaactgaaggtggaaaaacagcggaagtgaacagccgacatttgccgtggagatttaaaggtccaaaatatcgggaattatcgcgtttgctcactgaatttcatcaaaagtaagttaataatgccataatgccttacttttgatgaaattcagcgagcaaacgcgataattcccgatattttggacctttaaatctccacggcaaatgtcggctgttcacttccgctgtttttccaccttcagttccctcttgtaattaccttactttctatcttttttttgcctgaaaatttaggtcgctgtgcttcacggtcaccccgactaagcacagaaaat encodes:
- the cebpd gene encoding CCAAT/enhancer-binding protein delta — encoded protein: MSNLYNLDSRCVSPCFPMFALEQANFYDGVSGGVSLTKPDRGMCEERSNLLELNPAGAIYDDESAIDFSPYVVEPVSGSQLELYNDDLLADLLASTNKGDKAQPEYGYLSHVAASPTMNSVTGISASSGTHSERDPFAAQLRSSYDQRLDLSKVVVKEERDENMETPLHSQIAACAQTTVHLPTGQPTPPTSPEPSSSSSHGRSLSAKEKSKKSVDRQSSEYRQRRERNNIAVRKSRDKAKRRNVEMQQKMLELNAENDRLHKKIEQLSRELAIMRNFFEQQPNAASFLNANSDCR